One window of Papaver somniferum cultivar HN1 chromosome 9, ASM357369v1, whole genome shotgun sequence genomic DNA carries:
- the LOC113311200 gene encoding receptor-like protein EIX2, whose amino-acid sequence MASFPYLHFLFFLMISITLCPLSSHGCREAERTALLDIKSNVVDPSGRLASWQESIQHKNCCSWYGIKCSSESLHVISIDLRNKDYEMSYYDTYSTKPVPNTAIRGKLSPYLFNITHLEYLDLAFNDFQGSEITNQFSHLTKLAHLDLSYSNFEASISTQFSNLTHLQYLDLSCYLPTRIESIHPHTYTTSCLKSPSTEWVEGLANLQALRVSGIDLFEATSSSKESFFQHISYLWNLRDLDISHCNLSVPVFPTHMFQNLSRLSSLKMGHNFFHYPIQLLQLANVTSLSTLDLSECYLQGSVPHLPHLEELDVSDNNELHCDLSSMFENSWPKLQQLHISRTNASGSIPSSISNKAPLLVYLSATECSIQGSLPSSISNLNYLNYLHLSHNNIQGPIPQSICEMFSLRHLDLWSNKLTGTIPTCIPNLRNLSFINIADNSIRGNVSLMSLINELNLTYLGLGSNKLTVFIDQHLYPSKFVLEGLELRSCNLRAFTPTLFCNFTHLSSLDLSDNNLIGVIPSCISKLKKLNTLNLSNNRLHGPLPPLPPGVNDLDLSNNKLSGSLPSSLCSQKKGMSNTKLKYINLSQNKLSGIIPSSIGHCSSLFYLNLGDNNLTGNVPHELQKAQGLMYLSLSDNNLDGMFPMFILKLLSLNVLNLGNNKFEGILPTGLGSLNYLIILSLRSNRFNGYIPEEIVHLKYLQILDLSLNNLSGPIPTKLGNLTTLTSKLYGLTGILVPITPGIYSVYTAQYQLTIKGTMAQFDQSNIYNTGIDLSCNILNGNIPEEIGLLQGLGMLNLSHNLLSSNIPASVGNMSSLESLDLSSNRLSGHIPQSLTSIDSLQILSLSHNNLSGRIPRGNHFDTLSVNGSAFVGNELLCGYPMENECNGDHNISTSDTNPPSKVGEDNQEDAKEKFLLYAIVSMGFVVGFWGFFFVLLLKKQNWWFPYWRIVDSIAVKIVEGCIHKN is encoded by the coding sequence ATGGCATCATTTCCTTATcttcattttttgttctttttaatgATCAGCATCACTCTGTGCCCGTTATCCTCGCATGGATGTCGCGAAGCGGAAAGAACAGCTCTACTAGATATCAAATCTAATGTGGTCGACCCATCAGGTCGCTTGGCTTCATGGCAAGAAAGCATCCAACATAAAAACTGCTGCAGTTGGTATGGAATTAAGTGTTCAAGTGAGTCTTTACATGTCATATCCATCGATCTTAGAAACAAAGACTATGAAATGTCCTATTATGATACCTACTCTACCAAGCCAGTACCTAATACTGCAATCCGAGGTAAATTATCTCCTTATCTATTCAACATTACTCATCTGGAGTATCTTGATCTTGCCTTCAATGATTTTCAGGGATCAGAAATCACAAATCAGTTTTCTCATCTAACAAAACTAGCTCATCTTGATCTCTCCTATTCAAACTTTGAAGCGTCAATCTCGACACAATTCAGTAACCTAACACATCTACAATACCTCGATCTATCATGCTATCTGCCGACTAGGATCGAGAGTATACACCCACATACTTATACCACCTCGTGCTTAAAATCACCATCTACAGAATGGGTTGAAGGTTTAGCAAATCTCCAGGCATTAAGGGTGAGTGGAATTGATCTATTTGAGGCCACATCTTCATCAAAAGAGAGTTTTTTCCAACATATTTCATATCTTTGGAATCTTAGGGATCTTGATATATCCCATTGCAATCTATCCGTCCCAGTTTTCCCAACACATATGTTTCAAAATCTTTCCCGTCTATCCTCTCTAAAAATGGGTCACAATTTTTTCCATTACCCAATACAATTATTACAACTGGCGAATGTAACTTCACTTTCTACTCTTGACTTGTCTGAATGTTATTTACAAGGTTCAGTTCCTCATCTTCCACACCTTGAAGAGCTTGATGTGAGTGATAACAATGAACTTCACTGTGACCTGAGTAGTATGTTTGAAAATAGTTGGCCCAAACTACAACAACTTCATATATCAAGGACTAATGCATCTGGATCAATCCCGAGTTCGATTTCGAATAAGGCACCGCTATTAGTATATCTTTCTGCCACTGAGTGTTCAATTCAAGGATCTTTACCTTCTTCAATCTCCAATCTAAATTACCTCAACTATCTCCATTTGTCTCACAATAACATCCAAGGACCCATACCACAATCAATTTGTGAGATGTTTTCTCTTCGGCACCTTGATTTATGGTCTAACAAGTTAACAGGAACCATACCAACCTGTATCCCAAACCTCCGAAATCTTAGTTTTATTAATATTGCCGATAACTCAATTAGAGGAAATGTTTCGTTGATGTCTTTAATCAATGAACTGAACCTAACTTACCTGGGTCTGGGTTCAAACAAATTAACAGTATTTATAGATCAACACCTATATCCATCTAAATTTGTACTAGAGGGTTTAGAATTGAGATCATGCAATCTGAGAGCATTTACACCTACTTTGTTTTGTAATTTTACACATTTGAGCAGTTTGGATTTGTCTGATAATAACCTCATAGGAGTTATCCCTTCTTGCATCTCCAAACTCAAAAAACTCAATACCTTAAATTTGTCTAACAACAGACTTCACGGCCCTCTGCCTCCTCTACCTCCAGGTGTCAAtgatcttgatttatcaaataatAAACTTTCAGGTTCACTTCCTTCTTCATTATGTtcacaaaaaaaaggaatgtcAAACACTAAATTGAAATACATTAACCTCTCCCAAAACAAATTATCTGGCATTATACCCTCTAGCATAGGACATTGTAGTTCCCTTTTTTATCTAAATCTGGGAGACAACAATCTCACTGGAAATGTTCCACATGAACTTCAAAAAGCACAAGGTTTGATGTATCTTTCTTTGAGTGACAACAATCTCGATGGTATGTTTCCTATGTTCATCCTAAAACTTTTGTCTTTGAATGTTCTCAACTTAGGAAATAACAAATTTGAAGGTATTCTACCCACTGGTCTTGGGTCACTCAATTACCTTATAATTCTTTCTTTGAGGTCAAACAGATTCAATGGGTACATTCCTGAAGAGATTGTCCACTTGAagtatcttcaaatactagatttaTCGCTAAACAATCTCTCAGGTCCAATTCCTACAAAACTAGGAAACTTGACGACCCTAACAAGTAAGTTATATGGACTCACTGGAATTTTAGTGCCAATAACGCCAGGTATTTATAGCGTGTACACTGCGCAGTATCAGTTGACTATCAAAGGCACCATGGCCCAATTTGATCAGTCTAACATCTACAATACTGGAATCGATCTATCCTGTAACATTCTTAATGGAAACATTCCAGAAGAGATTGGGTTATTACAGGGACTTGGTATGCTTAATTTGTCACATAATCTTTTGTCAAGTAATATTCCAGCGAGTGTCGGAAATATGTCTAGTTTAGAGTCTTTGGATTTAAGTTCCAATAGACTGTCTGGACATATCCCACAATCTTTGACATCCATCGACTCCCTTCAGATTCTAAGCTTATCTCATAATAATTTGAGCGGCAGGATTCCAAGAGGAAATCATTTTGATACGCTAAGTGTGAATGGGTCTGCTTTTGTTGGGAACGAATTACTCTGTGGGTACCCTATGGAGAACGAATGCAACGGTGACCATAATATTAGTACCAGTGATACTAATCCTCCAAGTAAAGTTGGTGAAGATAATCAAGAGGATGCAAAGGAGAAGTTTTTGTTATATGCTATTGTTTCCATGGGGTTTGTAGTGGGATTTTggggttttttctttgttttgcttcTAAAGAAACAGAATTGGTGGTTTCCATATTGGAGAATTGTTGACTCTATTGCAGTTAAAATAGTAGAAGGATGTATTCACAAAAATTGA